The nucleotide sequence ttctttgcagaaattacaaAGGCAACACTTGCAAATGATAGATGTTTGCTCGGTGTAGAAGACGTTGAGGAAATAAAAAATCTAGATTGGTGCTCATATCTACTCGAAACCTTGCGCCAGACATGAGCGGGCTGGAAGAACTATAAGATACAGTTCGTAGGACCTGTTGCCTTTCTTACGGTATACGTTACtacatttaataacatatttaaAAATACTAGTTTGTTcttttatataattaaatgatCTTGCGATTTATACAGCTTCTTTACACGCATGAATACAACAAAAAGCTTAACCTGTTTGAGAAAGCCGTGGAGATGCCTGTTATTCGTTATATAACATCTTCAGAGATTGATAAAGTCGAAGAACATATTTCGGATAACGGACCTCTATGGATATCAAGTGATAGTGAAGAAGAATAAGAaagtgaagaagaaaatgaagaagaaaatgaagaaaagaatgaagaagaagaggGTCCTCCGGAGGATGATTATACACTACGACCACCGGTTGACACGGCGATAAGCTACAAAAGAAGGACTGCGCGCGCAGTACAAAACGAAGAAACCGGGGCAGAGCCAAAAGATAACGAGAACATTGATAATTTCATGGATTTCAGTTTTGAAATCAATGAAATGTCTCAGATGAACATTGACTTTGAAGTTGGAACGCAGACGCAGAAAATGATGGATTATTGCAACACTCCTGCTCAACTTTCACCGTCGGTCTTCTATGACACAGCCCACGAACAACAACTAGAGGCTTCGAGAGCAAACAAAAAGGTAAgtgtaaaaaaaatattaatttaactTATTTAACTTAATCAATTATATTTAACTTCTATATTGATATTACAGAATCTGTTGAAAAAGATGAAATCAAATGTCAAAAAATACCTTAAAATGGTTCGAGATGTTCAAGAGATGAACAACTTAGTGTTAGAGGCAAAAACTAAGTGTTTTTGGGATGTTGAGGTTATGAATGCTTGTAAGGAGTGGGATCAAACGCTTCAGAATAATCCCATCTGTCTGCCACCTGAACCGGTTCAAGAGCATGAACCTGCAGCCTCACCTGTTCATTAAGAACCTGAAAACCTAGCTTCTGAGGTTCATCATGAAGTTGCTACAAACAAAGAAGGTAGAGAGGATGAAGAAGCACAAAAAGTAATATCCAGTGTTTTGGTACAATTGGCATCAGAAGGTAACACATGCGAACTTAATATTAACACATGCGATATAATGTaaaaattcactaaaaattatGCATTTGCGAAACCTATGAAAAACACATGCGATACTATCAAAAACATTTCAGCTTTGATTTCGCACACGATGTCATGTATACACCTGCGATTTTGATTCTGctgtattaaataaaataattttaatCTATAGGTACACTGCAACCAGATGATGGAGGAGTCACAGACACCCTTATTGAAAAAATTCAAATAGTGGAACCGGGTATATATGCTTACCAAACAACTGCCAATGGTAATAAAAACCCTTTACTTTATGAGAAAATTAAACATCATAAATTATTGTATATCTTAAATTACTCTGGCATGCAGAAACTGGTGAAAATGAAACTGTTGTCGAAGAGACAGTGAACTTGGCAGAATCTACACAAAAAGTCCAGGAAGAAGTGCCGGAAAAAGACCCCCAACAACTCGATACGGacgttgaagttgaaaaggaaATGGAACCTGAATGCCCTCAGGTAACTGCTGAAGAATTGCATTCAGTTGAGTTGGTTTTGAGCAAAGGAAAAAAACAAACTAGAGGAAGAAAAACCACAAAACCAAAGCAAGTTCCAAAACAAGTTATACCAAAAGGGTTAAACGAACTGCTTTATAAGACAATAGAACAAGCAAAAATAAGAGGTGAAAAAAGATGTGCAGATCTTGGAGACAAATTTTGTTCACCTTACTGCAATAGAGTGGTGAACATGCATAAAGCACCCTTGACCCAAGAATTGAGTGTGATCCGCTTCACATTTGCTACCTTTGCAGGCTTGCAGTAAGtagaaaaatatatatcaacaaacaaacatctaataaaaatatacacaaaacaaaaactaattatttattttatgccTGGCAGAGAAGAGTTTTACCGATCCAAAACTGAGGTTGCAACATTCAAAGCTGtgtttgaaagcttcttcagggAACAATACGTAGCATCGAACGGAATAGATGCATTTGTAGATATTCTAAACCTTGAAGAGAAGAAAAGGGATAGAAAATCATCACCACACAGATTCTTCTTGTATTCCACAATGATGGTATGTTTTCATATACATTTTATCAtttgaaattttaaaacataaatgcATAATAAATGATTTCGCAAACTAGTTATATCTAAATCGCATGTATTATGGCAGAACTTTTGCTTTTGAAACATTTTCATACTATTTGTAAAATATCGCATGTGTTGTATATACtattcgcatgtgaaaaaatcAAATGTTTGCCTTTCTACAACTGTTGTAATTTCGCATTTGGTACATACACTATTCTCATTTGGTACATTGTTTGCATGGATTTTGACTCTGGTTACATAACATACAGCCGAGTATCTGTTACGACGAGGAGAAATACACAGACAACCAACGACTCAAAATATTTGCCTCGAATTTTGAAGACATGTTAAATAGATATGAGGTAAAAAAAACTTGAATCGGTTGACCTGGTCTTTATTCCGGTACTTCAAGGTGACCACTTCTATGTCTTGTGCTTCAACTTAAAAACCGGCAAAATTGACCTGATTGACAATTCAGCTGCAAAACAAGAGTTTAAGGAAAGATACAAGGGGCTTCCAGACACACTGGtaatacaaaaccctatacttatacatgttatattttatgtaaaagctactaacacaatgttacaatgttacagagaagggtattggttttatGCCTAAAAGATGCTTTAAAACCAACACCGGCTATAGAACAACTTGCAACCTCAGTGATAGAAAGAAAGGAAATGGTTTGGAGGACGAAGAATAACGGCGTAGACTGTGGAGTGTTTACGATGCGTCACATGGAAACGTACAAGGGAGACCAAAAACCATGGATGACAGGATTTGTGAATGAAGATGAAGTAAACAACAGACAGAAAGCAGAACTTCATCTCCTAAGGACAAGATATCTCAGCAAAATCATTCTATCAGAACACAACATGCATCgtctaaaaataattaaaatggcCAATGCTTTCGACAAAAGGCCAGACAAAGAGAGGTATATGAAAGATCTGGATAAGATAATCCCAGAAAGgatgaaaacatattttgacagGGACAACTAAAGTTCATTTCATGATGTACTTATGTTACATATTTCAACTGTTTCAACTGCTTTAGTTCTCTTATTAATTTCGAATATATATTGGTGTTTCTTAACTGGCAATTGTGTTCttatttcgcatgtgttttgtatgAAAATCGCATGTTTCACATTGAATTATTAAAATTTGCGAAATACAATTCCATTACATGACAAAACATGCTAATTTATTGGAACatacaccaaaaaaaaaacagttcattcaaaagatgaaagaaactctATTTTCATCTTCATTGAGCATCTTAATACAGTTATTGCACCAGCCAACTCTTTCAACTGTTTCTCATCCCTCTCACCCAAATCCACCATAAACATAACTGCAATTTCTTTAAGACTACTCACTTGCATCTGGGATAACAAATTCAGAATTTCTTGTCTTCTCTTCATGTTTTCTGTTACACGAGAAATGTTGGCTTCCAACATCTCTTGACAAGTTTGATCCTCTTGAATCTGTTGCTGAATCCTTTTCCTCAAAACCTGCTTGATACTTggttcagaagaagaagaagaggatgttgGTAGATCTGCCATTTTTAATTGGATGTTTTCAATAGTAATGAAAACAtagaatatataataaaaaaaaaattattgatatgaattattgaaatcaattattgaactgaatatttgatttcaataattgAAACACACTgtgcaaaaataaaaataattactcATAAAGATTGGGAAATCAAAAGCTACAATTGATAAAAATCTTTAAGGTTTGCGAAATCTCGAATTAAACTTGCGAAATTATATATCAAACTTCATTGTGTGCGAAAAGACTATATTTAAACATGCGAATTTATGCAACAGATCCATTCCTTTACTAGTTGGATTATTTTAACGCATCACATGCGATATATAAAAAGACACATGCGGTATAGTAACACAACAATTAATTCCAATAAACACTTAACTTCTACCCCTGATTATAAatctaataataaaaaaacttcaaatgaaaaaaaaaacccaaaactcACCTAAATGACGAATCAAGCAGTTTCTGAAATGGCCGTTCTGTGTGGAATCAATCAAAACCTTACAATCGAATTCAAAAACGAAGAATACCTGAATGGAACGGTTAGGAAACGAACTCCATAATTGACGGGATTCAATGATTAGCAGTCGTAAATGTTATATTAGAATATCTGATATACCCTTATTTGTTAAAattgaatcaggacacgtgtatggctgctgctgtagcgtacataatgtacgatagtgagatttgtaccatactctttacctatatatatatataggggaagagttctgtacaaatgcccttatcgtacattacgtacgctacaatctcagccgtgaGATCATCTTCTCgcattttaaaatcgcatgttgttttttttataacaatttcgcatgtgataatttttgatgaattcgcatgttatttttttataccaatttcgcatgtgataattttgatgaaatagcatgttgtttttttttttataacaatttcgcatgtgataattttgatgaaatagcatgttgttttttataacaatttcgcatgtgatagtttttgatgaattcgcatgttgttttgtacaaatttcgcatgtgataattttgatgaaatagcatgttgtttttttgtaacaatttcgcatgtggtaattttgatgaaatcgcatgttaaaaaaccaacatgcgaaattgttacaaaaaaacaacatgcgaattcaatgcggaaagatgatcggacggctgagattgtagcgtacgtaatgtacgataagggcatttgtacgttaacctaaccctatatatatatatatatatatatatatatatatatatatatatatatatatatatatatatatatatatatttatatatttctttgtgggtttgtgttctatgttggaagagcttcgcaacgaacaaAAGTGCGTCCagaacggagctaagatgaatgagatatcgatacTCAAAGTTTGATGTATATGAAATATTGAATGCTGAAATAATTAAAGTGGAATGGAAAAGTGACATCTTGTCCCacttagaccatggggtatggtggggcttgggttgggacatttgttgacacgtggaatgggagcccccacaccactcaaacccacgcccatggggtatggtggggcttgggttgggggcatgagtttggtttggccattgagagcccgccatgtcaccttACTAGCCCtactagcccgccccacgcccggcttcaaacccacgccaacggggccacgccccaaacccacgccccaacccaagcccccggggtggtggcttgggcgttttcagccaacccaagccccataccccatggccttagaaggagagatgaaacttaatGTGGTATTTAAGTGGGACGCTCCTTCCTTATTGTTCCTTGATAACACACATTAGTGTACTCGCGAAACTCTAACTCGCCCGATGAGCGCAATTTGACGCATTTTGTATTTCGCACACACTATAAAGTTATTagtattatttattattatttgtgacaaagaaatatttttttcTTACATTTTGGTTTTTCTTTTACGGCGACATATTTGCGACAAAAGgtcatttatttttatttactttttattACTTTGTGACACATTTTCGATGAAACATAATTTTTACTTATTGGAACggatctaaatacctaggtacttgggttcgggtcgggttaggtatattttcggttcgattctcggttattttcgatccggacctaaacttgctcacccctacatttacaaacataaaacaacataaatTTTCATTGGAATAAATTCCATTTCCATTTTGAATTCATTTAAAAAACATTTTACCAACCAAACGGACCCTTAAATTTCTTTTACCGATAGAATTTGATGAAAGTTTTTTAATTACATGTCCACATATAATTGACTAGACACAACTTTttttattggaaaactttcaagtttcatttaattaaaaaaacaaacgatatctaaaataaaaaaaataaaaaaatgaagcCGGGGAGTCCTATAAAATATTGTAGTTAGAGCATATGTAGTGGTCTCGTGGTTGACCAAACTACATGCACTACACCTCTCGTCCTATGTGAAATGCAATTTTAGGCTTCCCTTTGTGGTTTAGACCATGAGCTAAGGAGAGGGAGAGATTGGTTGGAGTGTATATTTAACTAATCTAATTTCTTTTTAATTCTAAATCCATTAATTTCACATGCTTTATCACTATTCTATTTTACCCAATTTTCAAGTCTTGATGATATGAACGGCACATGACAAAAGGACGAAACCACTTGGGTGACCACCACATACGATCTTAGAGCATCCTAATACAAGTGTTTTTGTGCCACATGACACTCAAGGTCGTCTTCGAAATACTTCGAAAATCTATGGACCTCGTGCGAAGATAAAATACGGGTCCAAAAAATATAAGCTTTTTAAAAAGAATATACAAaaagttttaaatatataaaaatgaaTTCAAATTTTGTGGAATCACATGCGCATTTGGACAACGAAACGTAGAAAGAAAAAACGTTGTGAAGGTAAATTAAGAAAATACAGAATAATTACGTCGTAACTTTAAAAATCGTTATTTACGATCATGTAAAACCATCGTAAACTATCCAAATTTATTTAGAAAATACACAgagttgaaaaagaaaaaaaaaagactttttcataaaaaaaatgaaacacacaaaactaattgtAGATCGAATAATattttaagaaattaacataaATATCATTTTTAAACCAGATTTGAGGACTATGATTTTCATTTTGATTTAATGTAACACAAAATTAGACAATTAATGTCATTTGCATTTAATGCATAGGTATCaaacataaagaaaaaaaaatcaactaaagATAAGAAAAAAAACAACTAAAGATGAAGCTATCAAGATTAGAATGCAAGATCTACTTGCTAATAAAGTGATATGATAACCACCAAACTACGCATCTCATCATTTTATTTTCCAGTTTGATACTTATACATTCTAAATTCTATAGCGTAACTTTCTTAAAAAGTAATTTTTGTGCCCCGAAGAGTTTAGACCCTGAGACGTCGCCCACTTCGCACCTCTCTGGGCCGGGCTGATGATACTTGCCTCACACAAGAAAAAAGCATCACTTCTCTCTCCTAAAGttgtttttaggtatttttgtgTAAGAATAAAACCCCCATCTCTTTCCTACACATGAGTGTAATGCGCCTGTATCaataacttctaaaatatatataaatcataAACTAGAAAATCACTCCAATTTATTTTTCAATGCAATTTGCCCATTCACTCCAATTTATTTTTCAATGCAACTTGCCCATTCAGAAGATGGCAACATTGATTATTTTCGAAACCAAAGTAAGTAGTCACAAATGTTCACATGTTTTTGTTTATGGAACACAAAACGAATATAAATGAATTAGTTCATTGTCTCTCTATCTTTAATTTACGCTTATGAGATTCATCTTTTTTTATGAGATTGATCTCTagaaacctaaaaaaaactaaaagtttCGATAATATTGTTTTGTTTCATATTTTAATGGTAACACCAATGATGCCAAAAAAATCCAGTTACATTAAGTATAATTTATTCACCAGGATTGGAGGTAAACCGATTACTCTTAAAAATTGAAAAGACAAACTCAAATGTACAAAATCAAAGGTTTTCAAATTAGTATAGAAAAAGCACCGAGTAATTCAACATAACCAATTGTgatttataatattttatttgttgaTTATTTGTACCATCATATACTAGTTTGAATTTAGCGTTTTATCTTAGGGGGCAAGAAATATAAATTTTGGACAAAAGTAATAGTCACTCTATATGCTTATTGTCTCATAAGGTCCCAACACTAGGATATTGATTGTTCTTAACACTAGGATATTAATTGTTCTTGTTCAATAAGTGTGCCAAATTCAATACTAATTTACATTTGGACATGTTTTCTTGAAAGATGTATAAAATTCAGTTTATTTGAGAttttatataaattatttttaatactCAAGAAAGTATGTCTTCACACAACTGTTAATTTATAGTTTGACTAGAATTTTGACCCgctgcgcgttgcggcggcgtcgaAAGTTAAATTAACTCgtatttatactttatatttGATCCGGCTCTTTACTACAAAAAATTATGTCACCGTCGAATGAAAACgtatttatactttatatttGACCGGCTCTTTACTGAAAAAAAGTTATTGAAAACGTGTTACCTGGCTGTCGATTGCATCTCTCAAGCACCGAAAACGGCATGAATTGGTCTCGAGTGCGAGTGATGTGTAGGTTTTTGCTGCTCTACCTTCAGCAATTACTTGTAATGATGATATAATTATCTGCATTTGATGATAATATTGTTTGTATCTTCTATCAACCTGTGCACATAAAAAAATGTTTCTTGAGTTCTTGGTTTTGTATTCTTGAAAACCAACAGAATAAAGATTGAATCCGCACACGTTACACGTTTTTTTGACTTTGTTAGACACATTATGTTCGTGACGTTAACGTCATTAAACATAGAATTACCAACGAAACTTACATATAAATCCATTCGAGCACTTCCCATCCACCGATACTGCTCAGACTCGATATCTATGTCAGCTATCAGTcctttagaaaagaaaaaaacataaCATAGAATAAGCATTCTTAATTTAGTACTACATGCATAACCGTGAAGTAAGTTGTAAAACACGGAAAAGCAGTTACTAATGTTGAAAAAACTACAGTTAAAAAGATGAGCATGTAAAAGTTAATTACTTTAATTGGACCCCATGCAAGCATCAAGACACTGAAAAATCTAGACTGCCCTTGCCAGATTGTGGCTACATCCAGAGAGCGTTTATGCCCTGCGAAAAATGGATTATGCAACAGAATTTCAGTTAATAAACAAAAGCAGATTTCTAAAAGAAAATATCATATAAAACTACACCTTGAATGACAACAAGCATAGCATAAGCAGCTGTACAGGGTTGACCAGCTGAATCGAGAAGAGATTTTATCATTCCATTTCCAGTACCTTGATTAACAAACTATTCATGTCAATACAAACATATTTCATACAATCGTACAAATATTCACAAATCACAAATGTATGTTGGTTTCTTTTTTTAACAGCTTGACTCGGTTTGACTGAGTCAAACTGAGTTGAATCAAACCTTGACTCGAACACCAAATTGGAGCCGAACCGATCTTGTACCAAAACTGAATCCCCAATCTTATGTCGTGAAACTGAATCGAACAATCCGAATCCAAAATAAACCCAAAAAAACGTCAAATTTAAGTCCAACAAAATGGATTTAACAACGCCAACTGAAAACAACATACCAGAGTCGCGTGCTGACCCGTAGTCTGCCGCTCACCGGAAAACGGCGCCCCACCGTCGCCGGCGTTAACTCCGGTTGATGCGGCTGCCGCCATTGTTTGCCGTGACACCCCATCCTTCTACGTCACCCAAACCAAAACTGAACCTGCTCAAACCTGAACCGTACCCGATTTTAACCAGATCAGAAACCGGTGTGATTGATCGTTTGTGTGATGGTTGTGATTGATGAGATGAGTGTTAATTAAAAAGTAGAGATATGAGGGGAGAAAACGGACCTGAAAAGTGACGGGAGAGGACGGTGGTGGAAGGGAGGAGAGTGAGGGGAGATGGCGACAGAGTGACGATGCGATTAGGTCTGGCAATAGATCGGAGTGCTAATAGTTTGGAAGATGATCGTCTCCACATGATTATGATTTCAGGTTCTTCTTCACCGAAACGAAACCCTAGGTTTTGATCTGAATCGGCTATGGAGGAACAATTCTTTTCATATGCCTGCCGTGTTTTGTCTGTTTGTCAAAGGGTAGAATGGTCATTTGTCGGTGCCACCGACCTTTTATTTTAAGAGTATATAAATTTGTTAATAACTATATAAAAGTGATCTAAACTCATGGtacattttggcattttactctttaattAACAATAAATAAATGGTTTTAAAACATCTTAACATAGCAAAATACAAATAGTAGAGGAAACTTAACCAAGTATATATTAAGATGGTAACTTCACATATTACTCTTTGCTTTAAGACTACTCAGTGTGAAGAGACTTGATGGGAGTTCATGAAGCATCACGTGACAGCCACGTCAGCAGAGAAGATTTCCCCTTCAAGCCCTAAAAAGCGCAGAGTGAGAAGGGACGTAGAGGACATGTAGcattcagattttttttttcgaaaaatttAACAAATCTATTTAATTAATGAAAAATATATAAATCTATTTTTTCACCCAATACATCCCCACCTCGTCACCACTTTATCCCCCTCCACGCCGTGCCAAAAAACCCATGCTGCCTCCATGCCATAGAAAGGGGTGGTGTGCCGGCATTGGAGAAGCCCCACACCCACACTGTTCGGTCTAAGATGACCTATAATTATTTATATGTTATTTTTAACTAGTCTTAAGCCCCCGCGTTGCGGGACAGCGAGTGCAAAACCGTACAACCAGCGTATCTTtgttttgtgggggggggggtgcggAGGCGTAAGACGGGGCTAATCGAACGATGACCAAAACCAGTAAAAAGTGTAAATCGAAAACACGAATTTCTAATACCAAGTGACTTACGTGAACTAACACATAAACGACGTTGAATTTATGCCAACACCTTTATTAAAATTTAGGAGTTGTATGATAACTTTATTAGAATTTAGTGgtagaaaagtaaattgtttaagGAAAATAACAAAATACTAAAACAGTTAAATTACAGGGGTGAAAATAAAAGTTTACAATAAAAGACGAAATTGCTATTATTCATTGGAATGTTATGAATTTAAACACTATAAATCATCGAACAATTTTATGCATATTAGTGTTGTACTTAGTGCTTATgggggttttaaaaaaaattgatttttttacttttaatccacAAGTATTTGAAAAATTACTTTCAACCAAGAaatatttgatttttttacttttaacccaaaactttttatcttttgtaatttaaactcacaacttttttacctTCAACTTTGATCacctatacttttcatctttcgcaaatttttcgttttacgttttttttccTAAATTTTCAGAGTTAATACAGCGCAacatgcgtgtgtggttcaacgtttttacgcttcgttctaaattttgcgagttaacacggcgcaacgtgcatgtgtggttcaacgtctTTATGTCATctatttttcctgtttgacaaGTTCATTGTAATGTgtgggtcctagatcgactaatATATTATTCTCTATGTTTTACGCTTCagtctaatttcttcgcattaataCGGCGCGATTTCAGTGTTGGTGAATGTTGAGGATgatgtggcattggtgctatttgGCATGGTTTTACGTCTCCGCCGCAAGACGGGGTTACTTAATACTAGTTAATACATATAAATAATTTATAGcataaattatgattttggcccctgtggttataacACTTTACCATTTTAGCCTAAAAagaaatcttttaacatctgagccacaaacgtctttttttctaaccctttaagcccctaaaagtaaatggatgaggttagtattaggggctaaaagggttagaaaagagacgttgggggctcagatgttaaaagattcctttttgggTTAGAAGGGTAAAAATGATataacctcagggaccaaaattgtaatttactctaatttataaatagataaataacaaaataacaaaatttaGGATGACAAACAATTTGATTCTTGGGGTGCAATGTTTTTGAGTTATTCCGGAACATTATTTACACCattttctctctctatctctctgtAACAACAATAGCAATAAAATTTAAGACGTGTCAGACCCATAATCGTATATGGTTAACCGAATAAAAATAAACATTGAAACGTTAATGTTGAACTATGCACACACGTTACAATGTGTTAACTCACCAATCAATGCATTGCAGTGGCCGAGAAGTTGGTAGGTTTCGACGCACTTGCTATACCAAACGAAAGAGAAAACCCAATTTAAGAAATACAACTTTATTCTAATTCTTATTTTTATTCTTATTCTTGAATACCATATATAATGTTAATTACTCTAGGTTTCGGTTTTTGCAAATCTGATATAGCAATATTAGTCTAGCATTCTTAGTAAAAATCtcttataaaaaaacaaaatgagtAAATATTATATTTAAGGTGAAAAGTCATAGGCCTAATATCTAGATTCATAACCTGTAATGTTTTTGTTCACGACTAAAGGTTTCGGTTTTTGTAAATCTAAATAGCAATATTAGTCTACCATTCCTAGTAAAAATCTCTTCTAAAAAACAAAATGAGTAAATATGACATTTAAGGGGAAAAGTGATGGGCCTAATATCCAGATTCATAACCTAC is from Helianthus annuus cultivar XRQ/B chromosome 9, HanXRQr2.0-SUNRISE, whole genome shotgun sequence and encodes:
- the LOC110876094 gene encoding sphingosine kinase 2-like; this translates as MIKSLLDSAGQPCTAAYAMLVVIQGHKRSLDVATIWQGQSRFFSVLMLAWGLIADIDIESEQYRWMGSARMDLYVDRRYKQYYHQMQIIISSLQVIAEGRAAKTYTSLALETNSCRFRCLRDAIDSQVTRFQ